In the Armatimonadota bacterium genome, AGTTGAACCGCTTGGCCCCCTTGGTCACCTTCGCGACCCGATTGATGAAGACCGCCTTCTCGAACGAGAGGTTCACCGTCGATGGATCGATCCGCTGCGACACGCGTCTCCTCCCGTCTCGCTCAGAACTGCAGGCCCGCAGCCCGGGCACCATCAGCCAGGGCCTTCACCCGACCGTGGAACTTGTACCCGCCCCGGTCGAACACCACGCGCTGAATGCCCCGGGCCAGCGCCCGCTGCGCCAGCACCTGGCCGACGGCCACCGCCGCCTCGGTCTTCGTCTTGCCGGCCACGAGCCCCCGCACCTCGGGATCCAGGGTGGACGCGGCCACCAGGGTCCGGCCGGTGGTATCGTCGATGAGCTGCGCGTAGATCTGCTTGAGGCTCCGAAACACCGACAGGCGCGGCCGCGCCGGCGTGCCGCGCACCCGCGCCCGAATGCGCAGGTGACGACGCTTGCGCAGCGCATTGCGGTCAGCACGGATCAACATGACGGTCCTCTCCTGGGCGCATCCGCTAGGCCTTGCCCACGGCGCGGCCGGCCTTCCCGGGCTTGAGCCGCAGCCGCTCCCCGGCGTAGCGAATGCCCTTCCCTTTGTAGGGGTCGGGGGGACGAATCGCC is a window encoding:
- the rplR gene encoding 50S ribosomal protein L18 — translated: MLIRADRNALRKRRHLRIRARVRGTPARPRLSVFRSLKQIYAQLIDDTTGRTLVAASTLDPEVRGLVAGKTKTEAAVAVGQVLAQRALARGIQRVVFDRGGYKFHGRVKALADGARAAGLQF